The following nucleotide sequence is from Streptomyces caniferus.
CGGCGATCGTCCGGACGTTGGGCGTGATGTCCTCGCCCGTACGGCCGTCGCCGCGGGTGGCCGCGCGGGTCAGCCGGCCCTGCTCGTAGGTGAGGTTGACGGCGAGGCCGTCGACCTTCAGCTCGCACAGGAAGTGGTACTTGGCACTCCTGGGGTCGCCGCCCAGCTCACCGGCGATCCGCTCGGCCCAGCCCGCCAACTCCTCGTCGTCGAAGGCGTTGTCGAGCGAGAGCATCCGCTCGCGGTGCTCGACCTCGGTGAACTCCGTGGCGTACGCCCCGGCGACCTTCTGGGTCGGGGAATCGGGAGTGCGCAGCTCGGAGTACTCGTCCTCGAGCGCCTCCAGGGAGCGCAGCAGCTTGTCGAACTCCGCGTCACTGACGACCGGAGCATCCTTCACGTAGTACCGGAAGCGATGCTCCTCGATCTGCTCAGCGAGCTGCGCGTGCTTCTCCCGCGCCGCTGCGGGCACCTCGGATTCCGCTGCGTGCTGTTCGCCAGCCACCGTCTTGTCCTCCCGTGGTCCTTGAGTGTGGTCACTCAGGGTTGTCTGCGAGTGATCTCGCCGCCCGGACGCAGTGGTCGAGGGCCGAGCGGGCATAAGCGGGCGAAGCGCCCGCGAGTCCGCACGAGGGGGTGAGGACCACGGACTCGCTGAGAGTCCCTGGTGTCAGCCCCAGCCTGCGCCACAGCGTCCTGACACCCATGACGCTACCGGCAGGGTCTGACAATCGGCTGTCCACGCCCGGCACCACGCCCGCGAACAGCGTGGTACCGGCCTCGACAGCCTCCCCGATCACTTCCTCCTCACGCTCGGTGAGCAGCGAGAAATCGAACGAGACGCCCGTGACGCCGGCCCGCCGTAGCAGCCCGAACGGCACCTCGGGCGCGCACGAGTGGACGACCACGGGGCCGTCCTCCGCCACCGCGACAAGATCACGCAGCGCGCCCTCGACGACCGCCCGGTCCACGGCGCGGTGGGTGCGGTAGCCGCTCGCGGTCTTCACCCTGCCCTGGAGCACCGCCGTGAGCGACGGCTCGTCGAGCTGCAGCACGACCCGGGCGCCCGGCACCCGCCGCCGTACGTCCGCGAGATGGCCGCGCAGCCCCTCCGCCAGGGACGCGGCGAGGTCCCGGCACGCCCCGGGGTCGCTGAGCGCCGCCTCGCCGTTGCGCATCTCCAGGGAGGCGGCCAGGGTCCACGGGCCCACCGCGGAGACCTTCAACGGTCCCTCGTAGCCCTGGGTGAACTCCTCCAGGGCGTCGAGATCTTCGCCGAGCCAGGAGTGCGCGCGCCGGGTGTCGCGGCCCGGCCGGTCGCTGATCCGCCAGCCGCTGGGCTCCACATGGCCGTAGACCTCGACGAGCATCCCCAGGGTCCGCCCGATCATGTCGGCGCCCGGCCCCCGGGCCGGGAGCTCCGCCAGATACGGGAAGCTCTCCAGCGATCCGGTGACGGTCCTCGCCGCCTCCCGCGCGTCACCGCCCGGCATCGACCCGACCCCGGTCGCCGCGCCCGCGGCCCACTTCTGCGTGCTGTTCTCGCTCACCCAGGAAGGGTATGCGGCGGTGCGGCAGGCGGGGTGCGGTGGGCCGCCCGTCCGTGGCGCGGTGGGCCGCTCACCTCGCCCGTCCCGCCGCGGCTCGCCCGCCGCCACCTGGTGGAGCGCCCGGTTCGTCACGCTGCACCCCGTCCCACCCCGCCCGGATGCGTACGCCGGTCACGCTCCGGTGCGTACCTCCGGCACACCGGGCGGGGCAGGTCCGTCACGTCGGACCGCGTACCCCCTCACGCCCGGGTGCGTATGCCCAGTCGGCCGACCACCGCCGCGAGGGCCAGCGCGGCCGCGGTCAGCGCGAAGGCGCAGGCGGCGCCCCGGTAGCCGCCGCCCGCGCCCGCCAGCACCGCGCCCATGCCCGCGATGCCGACCAGGGAGCCGATCTGGCGGTTGGCGTTGAGGGTCGCGCTGCCGATGTCGGCGTGCTCGCGGCCCGCGGCCGCCATCAGCACACCCGTCATGGCCGGGGAGCCGACCCCGCTGCCGATATGGCTGACGGCGAGCACCACCGCGAGCACCCAGTAC
It contains:
- a CDS encoding methionine synthase; its protein translation is MSENSTQKWAAGAATGVGSMPGGDAREAARTVTGSLESFPYLAELPARGPGADMIGRTLGMLVEVYGHVEPSGWRISDRPGRDTRRAHSWLGEDLDALEEFTQGYEGPLKVSAVGPWTLAASLEMRNGEAALSDPGACRDLAASLAEGLRGHLADVRRRVPGARVVLQLDEPSLTAVLQGRVKTASGYRTHRAVDRAVVEGALRDLVAVAEDGPVVVHSCAPEVPFGLLRRAGVTGVSFDFSLLTEREEEVIGEAVEAGTTLFAGVVPGVDSRLSDPAGSVMGVRTLWRRLGLTPGTLSESVVLTPSCGLAGASPAYARSALDHCVRAARSLADNPE